In Drosophila simulans strain w501 chromosome 3R, Prin_Dsim_3.1, whole genome shotgun sequence, a single window of DNA contains:
- the LOC6728164 gene encoding homeotic protein empty spiracles — MVTCGRQTFNMLPMAPTSPFVSSSSSVAASSTSVSASSTVSASASSKPKLAFSIDSIVGESSTRSAPLRVSVISSPPPRSESPASPTNTNNSGRRTPRGYIYCRRRDSLDRSRSPQRSPVSRSPSPPNAGGNPPAAGNTPKSGDPSSGAGNPPTLIRPLPLPAPNLALIGNRTSPNAMAVRMAGPPHPPPQPPPFLAAQFQMAAALAHHHQQQQQQQQQQQLPPVPTGPPHGPHPHLPPGQIPIGIFPGGPHPGHPPPHGHHPFGSAPHLIRDSYPLYPWLLSRHGRIFPRFPGNFLFQPFRKPKRVRTAFSPTQLLKLEHAFEGNHYVVGAERKQLAQGLSLTETQVKVWFQNRRTKHKRMQQEGGDGSDTKSNKGSSSGGGGGGDGEDDAKHDGSQHSYEDAEDPEDEDEIEEDDEDEVIDMDDYGSEMDAEEHQRLREQFQQQLAQHQQQFMQQNPGEAATLSPQQQHQLLQQHQQHLQQQHHQQQQHFIQQQQLYLREREREREREREREREREKSRERENQ, encoded by the exons ATGGTCACCTGCGGCCGGCAAACGTTCAACATGCTGCCCATGGCGCCGACGAGTCCTTTTGTAAGCAGCAGCTCCTCGGTGGCCGCATCCtcgacttccgtttccgccagCAGCACCGTTTCCGCCTCCGCGAGCAGCAAGCCCAAGCTGGCCTTCAGCATCGACTCGATTGTGGGCGAATCCTCGACGAGATCGGCTCCTCTAAGGGTCAGTGTGATATCTTCGCCGCCGCCGCGCAGCGAAAGTCCCGCTTCGCCGACGAACACGAACAACAGTGGGCGCCGGACGCCCAGGGGCTATATCTACTGCCGCAGAAGGGATTCGCTGGACCGATCGCGCAGTCCGCAGAGATCACCGGTCAGCCGGTCGCCATCGCCCCCCAATGCAGGAGGCAATCCGCCAGCGGCGGGGAATACTCCAAAGTCCGGGGATCCATCGTCGGGAGCGGGAAATCCTCCAACCCTCATCCGTCCGTTGCCTCTGCCGGCGCCAAATCTAGCTTTAATCGGGAACCGCACCTCACCGAACGCCATGGCGGTGCGCATGGCGGGTCCGCCCCACCCGCCGCCGCAGCCACCGCCGTTCCTTGCCGCCCAGTTCCAAATGGCTGCTGCACTGGCtcatcatcaccagcagcagcagcagcaacaacagcaacagcaacttccGCCCGTGCCAACTGGACCGCCACATggtccgcatccgcatctgcCGCCCGGCCAGATTCCAATTGGAATCTTTCCCGGCGGACCGCATCCCGGACATCCTCCGCCCCACGGACACCATCCGTTCGGGAGTGCGCCGCATCTGATCCGGGATAGCTATCCGCTGTATCCATGGCTGCTCAGCCGACACGGACGAATTTTTCCACGATTTCCAGGCA ATTTCCTGTTCCAGCCATTCCGCAAGCCAAAGCGGGTGCGCACCGCCTTCTCGCCGACGCAGCTGCTCAAGCTGGAGCACGCCTTCGAGGGGAACCACTACGTGGTGGGGGCGGAGCGGAAGCAGTTGGCCCAGGGACTCAGCCTGACCGAAACGCAG GTTAAGGTGTGGTTCCAGAACCGACGCACCAAGCACAAGCGGATGCAGCAGGAGGGCGGCGATGGCAGCGACACCAAGAGCAACAAGGGCAGCTCctccggcggcggaggcggcggcgaTGGGGAGGACGATGCCAAGCACGATGGGTCGCAGCACAGCTACGAGGATGCAGAGGATccggaggacgaggacgagatcgaggaggacgacgaggacgaggtgATCGACATGGACGACTACGGCAGCGAAATGGATGCGGAGGAGCACCAGCGGCTGCGGGAGCAGTTCCAGCAGCAGTTGgcccagcaccagcagcagttcATGCAGCAGAATCCCGGTGAGGCGGCCACCCTCagtccgcagcagcagcaccagttgctgcagcagcaccagcagcatctgcagcagcagcaccaccagcagcagcagcacttcattcagcagcagcagctctaTCTACGGgaaagggagagagagagggagagggaaagggagagggagagggagcgGGAAAAGTCGCGGGAGCGGGAAAATCAGTAA
- the LOC6728165 gene encoding calcineurin B homologous protein 3 isoform X1, protein MLSVEIFKYYNFKKSVLIGRPYRMGCLCLRKFASYPSVPQDIMNNLKMNTALSRSQIKYLYIRFYQFSGGGKDPPSHLHKYNFYSGLLQLNPLLPTILNSMFGDKVTITFVDFALFLSTFQAHSLKTSNELKNVMMDRKLRLIFNMYDNNKDGRITKYDLVVVVHKLFSNLLDHVQIMRIVDTMMKEMDHTDSNQIMFQDFCKAFAVFDMTEMMVTWIPEYHGRTTDDLQ, encoded by the exons ATGCTGTCAGTGGAAATTTTCAAGTACTATAATTTTAAGAAATCTGTTTTAATTGGAAGGCCCTACAGAATGGGATGTCTGTGCTTGAGGAAGTTCGCCTCGTATCCCTCAGTTCCACAGGACATTATGAACAACCTCAAGATGAATACAGCAC TAAGTCGTAGTCAGATCAAGTATCTGTATATTCGATTCTACCAGTTTTCAGGAGGAGGCAAAGATCCCCCAAGTCATCTGCACAAGTACAATTTCTATTCAGGATTACTGCAACTAAACCCCTTACTGCCCACCATATTGAACTCCATGTTTGGGGATAAAGTGACAATAACCTTTGTGGATTTCGCTCTGTTTCTGAGCACCTTTCAGGCCCATTCTCTTAAAACCTCCAATGAGCTAAAAAATGTGATGATGGACAGGAAGTTAAGGT tAATTTTCAACATGTACGATAACAACAAGGACGGTCGTATTACAAAGTATGacttagttgtagttgtcCACAAGCTGTTTTCAAATCTATTGGATCACGTGCAGATCATGCGCATTGTGGATACCATGATGAAGGAAATGGATCATACGGACTCGAACCAAATAATGTTCCAAGACTTCTGCAAAGCATTTGCAGTCTTCGACATGACCGAAATGATGGTCACCTGGATACCCGAATACCATGGTCGAACCACAGATGATTTGCAATAA
- the LOC6728165 gene encoding calcineurin B homologous protein 3 isoform X2, with the protein MFGDKVTITFVDFALFLSTFQAHSLKTSNELKNVMMDRKLRLIFNMYDNNKDGRITKYDLVVVVHKLFSNLLDHVQIMRIVDTMMKEMDHTDSNQIMFQDFCKAFAVFDMTEMMVTWIPEYHGRTTDDLQ; encoded by the exons ATGTTTGGGGATAAAGTGACAATAACCTTTGTGGATTTCGCTCTGTTTCTGAGCACCTTTCAGGCCCATTCTCTTAAAACCTCCAATGAGCTAAAAAATGTGATGATGGACAGGAAGTTAAGGT tAATTTTCAACATGTACGATAACAACAAGGACGGTCGTATTACAAAGTATGacttagttgtagttgtcCACAAGCTGTTTTCAAATCTATTGGATCACGTGCAGATCATGCGCATTGTGGATACCATGATGAAGGAAATGGATCATACGGACTCGAACCAAATAATGTTCCAAGACTTCTGCAAAGCATTTGCAGTCTTCGACATGACCGAAATGATGGTCACCTGGATACCCGAATACCATGGTCGAACCACAGATGATTTGCAATAA